One segment of Anatilimnocola aggregata DNA contains the following:
- a CDS encoding FkbM family methyltransferase has protein sequence MANIIPDLKLQDASQNTVFCVRTCRHGPMVFLPRDEVIGRALEVYGEFAESENRLMAELVRPGDVVIDVGANVGTVALALAAKVGAQGKLILFEPQPLVAQALCATLTFNGITFAQVRREAVGKSAGEVLIPIPGPDQAGNFGAVRVTSSGPGERTPLVTLDSLALARCRLIKIDVEGMDFDVLLGATDLIERTRPHIYMEAKEGPATAQAIGWLQARSYDCYWHFAAFFSPDNFRGVKENLFPGTGDINLLAIPRETGIQSRLPRILSPQARWRDDYQAFLALGSG, from the coding sequence ATGGCGAACATCATTCCCGATCTGAAGTTGCAAGATGCCTCGCAGAACACCGTTTTCTGTGTGCGGACTTGCCGGCACGGTCCAATGGTCTTTTTGCCACGCGACGAAGTGATTGGCCGAGCGCTCGAAGTCTACGGTGAGTTCGCGGAAAGCGAAAATCGCCTGATGGCGGAGCTGGTGCGGCCGGGAGATGTCGTGATTGATGTTGGGGCCAATGTGGGCACAGTTGCGTTGGCCTTGGCCGCCAAAGTCGGGGCGCAAGGCAAGCTCATCCTGTTCGAGCCCCAGCCTTTGGTGGCCCAAGCGTTGTGCGCCACCCTCACATTCAACGGCATTACCTTCGCCCAGGTCCGCCGCGAAGCGGTGGGTAAGTCGGCCGGCGAAGTGCTCATTCCGATTCCAGGACCAGACCAGGCGGGAAATTTTGGAGCTGTGCGCGTGACCTCTTCGGGCCCCGGCGAACGGACCCCGCTCGTGACGCTCGATTCACTGGCCCTCGCGCGCTGCCGATTGATCAAGATCGATGTGGAGGGAATGGACTTCGACGTGTTGCTCGGTGCCACCGACCTGATCGAACGCACTCGCCCTCATATTTACATGGAAGCCAAAGAAGGTCCGGCAACCGCACAGGCCATTGGTTGGCTGCAGGCCAGGTCGTACGACTGTTATTGGCACTTCGCGGCGTTTTTCTCTCCGGACAACTTCCGGGGCGTTAAAGAAAACCTCTTTCCCGGCACGGGTGATATCAACCTGCTGGCCATCCCACGCGAAACGGGCATTCAATCGCGCTTGCCTCGAATCCTCTCGCCGCAGGCTCGCTGGCGCGACGATTATCAGGCATTTCTCGCCCTAGGATCAGGCTAG